The nucleotide window TGCTCAGGTCCTTGACAGAAGACTCGGACAGCAGCATCACAGGTCCAATGTCTGTGTAGGCCAGCTCCTGCAACGATCACAGACCTCCTGTGTGCAGCAAGGCTTAAAAAGATTTACAAACATACCAAACACCTTACAACATACAGGTAAAGCGCCATTTCACTAAATGAGTCACGCAGAGACGGGCCCCAGTTTACCTCCGTCGGCGGGGGGAAAGGCttgctctcctccgccttcctgCCCTTCATCTGGGGTTCAAAGTGCACCAGGCGAAAGGTGTTCTCCTCCCCCAGGTAGCGGGTGAGCCAGCGAGACGTCTCGTCGCCGCAGTCTCTTCCCTGGATGTCTTTTCCAAACACCCTGCAGGACGACCACAAAACCAAGCATTCACAGCGGTGTGGAAACAGAGTAGTTCTGTGGTTTGAAACAAGTGTCACCGACATCTAAAGTATCTATGATGATGAAGCAAAATGAGTCACAGATTTTATAATCATTTAATCTCAAAGAAAGAAGAGACAAATATTCACTGAGTCTCATGTTTCCATaggaaacagacaaaacaaagactttGTACTTTTACAAGACGCAActgatttgacttttttttaaaagataaaataatTCTTGCTTAACAAGAAAATAATCAATAGAATCTTGAGCATACGTTTATCTTCTGTatcctttttaatatttttttaagttgactATTTTTCTTTCTGGTCAAACTGCAGACAAATGTCTCTCCACGCAGTAGATCATCAAATagtgaaaaacaaagcaaacaagtaaaacaaacaatggaTTCAGTGGGAGACAATGGGCGCTCAAACATGGCGTGACACCTGCAGCCGGTCACTCTGTTGTCGGCCTGTTTGATGGGGAatctcagctcctccatgtcGGGCCCGTTCAGGCACACGCGACCTCCCTCGCAGGTCAGGGACACCAGCACCAGACGGGGCTGCTGTCGGGCCGTCACCATGTGGCCGTCCTCGGTCACCACCAGCCAGTGACTGCGACCAGAAAGCAGAACAGAGACGGGGGTTTCCCCTCAGGCGCACCATTTGGCATCGCTGGTTCGATTCGAGCAACGAGGCGCCCGCTGCGACTCTAGCAGCGTTTCGAAAAAGGGACGTTGCACGTTGCCATGGCTACGCCGGTGCCGCCGACTCATCTGTAAATGCCAGATATATATTGACATGTATTTTTATCCACTGGTTAGGAAATAGATCTGAGGAAATAGTGTTTTTGCAAAAGAGACGGCAGAAGTGAGCCTTACAGTTTCATTAAATctggcattttcttttgtacttTCCTTCTTATGTTATCAAAGTTTGGGCAGTTAAATTAAATATGGGCACAATAAGTATCAGTTTAATCTGGTAAAACATGTAATATTTGgtacatttaatttcattcaaataaacaaTGGTAACATATTGAAAAGTgttgacatttcaaaataatttaagTAAAAACAGCAACAGCGAGTTTTTAATGCATTAgatgtagggctgcaactaacgattattttgataatcgattaatcggtcaattatttctttgattaatcgatgaatcggatttaaaaagaaacggcattaaaaaaactttaatttctaaccctttattctaaaacagaacctcaaatttgtcagaactagttctctatactacactcacaaacacaccctcatgttcacttgaagcatattcattaaattattaccatcattgtagtgcaagttatgtaaatgcatacagctaaaaaacaaccaagtgctatgagatgaatttaaaatggcatttgtaaataaatgcattagaggcttcttagttgatttaatggaccatgtgtctccctttacaggcataacatcaactaccgtataacccacagtatatgcgcaagcgcactggactaccatatatgacagcattaaaaagtacaacacacacacaaatatatttgtcaacaataaccgatatgggacaaagcacaaaataacagacaacacattgaaaagtgaatggtccaaaagaggcgagtaaataaaaacgtgtcttagtcttgctaactgctttactgctgttattagcgagctttcctctacgtcggctcggcacctttatttttatttttgctccgcgcgcatctccgcaactcattgagtgacgtaataatcgcgcgacacaacgatAATGAAagtcgttgccaacgcttttaatcgattttatcgattcgttgttgcagccctaattagATGGCCTGGTTGCTGTTTAAGAACCATCTCAACAAAAGTATTAAAGGAAGATACCGCAGAGCCATATAGTATTCTTTGTTTATCCAAAGTTTGCTGGACTAAAAGTACCAAAAGTAATATTCATGACACAGCAGACTGTTTCACTACGGAGCACAAAGTCCCAACTTGGTGCAAACAaatgagagcgagaggagaaagcagaagaaggcgcccgaggaggagaaggaggaggaggaggaggtggtgctggtgatgatggaggaggaggtgcagctcTCACCGGTCCTGCAGGTCGCCGAGCTTCAGCCCTTTGGGTTGGCACTCCGCCAGCGCCACGGACACGGCTTTGCCGGACTTCAGCGGGTGGATGAGCAGCTTGGACACGACTCCCACGCGCACGGCCTCCTCCGGCTTCTTCCACAGGTACTTGTATCCGAGGCCGACGAGACccagagccgccgccgccgcgcccagaagaagggaagaagaagaaaaagaaagtatcCTGGTCGACTCCATGCTGGACGGGTTGCGACTCCTAAAGCCTCAGAACTCGGAACcgcgacttaaaaaaaagacgttGCGCGCCGTGCGGTCAGGTACACGTGCGCACCTGCTGCTCCGGGGGGAAACGGCGCGTGGGAGGTTACGTGTGTGCGATTGACGTTTAACTTTTAGGAGTTAAGCAGCTGGATGTGACCCCGCCCCTTCCGGGAGAACACTGCGACCTTCGGTGGGTCGATACGTGGTGGTCAActgggaaaaaacaacacaacgttTGATCCCTTTTTAATCGTTCCTTGAATTATACATAGAAagtttgtaaatgtattgtattattgagttttattttgtgatcGATCAATTGTTCGAGCTGTGGTTCTGCAGAGGGAAGCCAATGGGGAGGtgtcttaaaaataaaaatactgcaTATTAACAAATGCACAAGGACAGTTAAACAGTTACACTCCATTTGCCCAAATATGTAAGTATGAAGTCACAATGGGATGTTTGCAGCTAAGTCATTAATTCAAAACAATACTGCACTATTCTTCTCAAGTGTAGAGATGAACATCCATATAAAACATTAAATGGTTATTTTATCCCAAAACCTCGAGTTTTAGTGGATGTTCTGATCCACCTTGAAGCAAATCAGAATTTACAGAGAAGATTTGAGAATTTCTGTATTAACTGTAACTATTGAATAAGACGTAGTCATGTGATTTTTACCATCTTCATGCTGTTCCTCACCATGTGCCGTGTGAGAAAACCCTGCTGAATGTATAGAAAAGACTGTTTGGTCCAGATGGTTTACCCCTCAGCTTTCTGACTGAGGTCCAGTTCCGGACAAACTACAGCAGGTTAGTCACGAGCCGAAAGTATGACGGTGTATCCTTATGTCATGGTTTGTGGGAGTATGTATATTTGGTAGAGCGTCATGTGGTACAGCGAGCAGGAGGTGGACGAAATAGCAGAAACACCTACGGCAGAAAATAGtaattttgaaaatgtgtttacaaCCAGTTTGGCTTCGGAGTGTAATCAAACAACGCGTGTATAGAACATGGAATCATTTTAAACGTCTGAAGATGAAAAAAGGACTCTGATGATCGGCTCGTCACTGCAAGATCAACCACGACCTGGCCTCGTGCCTTTGGATCTGCCTTCAGCCATTAGGCGTGCACAGAAAAGGAACAGAAGGAGCATGCATTTGACAAGTCCCTGTATTGACCCCCCGTGGCTGAACCATCTGCTGTTTTCTACTTTGGCCACAGACCTGACTATCTATGTCAAAGACGGGAATAGTTCAACGGTGTTAGGCTGTCATTACGTCACCTGGTAAATTCTCCATTTTTAGAAACATCCCAGAAAGGTGGAAACATTGTCTGTTTGCGCTACACGACGTTGCTCTAAAACTAATACAGTACTTGCATAACGCATACAGAAGGCTGTTGATTTCAGGGTCACTTATTGTTCGTCATCCATAACCACATGCAAACAGTACTTATGCACATCGATGAGGTACTTTCCATCACAACAGGTCCTCAATAGGCCCGGGGCCTGAATCAAGAAGTACCTATGTGTCATTTCTGGCACTTTTATGTCCATTGTGTGTCACACGTTGGTGTTTAAAACTTTCCACATTACAGACATCCTGACTCGTgaattattttttgattttgagGTACTTGTATATGTACAAGTATCGTATTTTCAGCTTCTAGCTTTTTTTTATCAGAGGTCTGAAAAAGTTGGGACAATGTGAAACTGCCTCAAACTCGCATTCTCCTCTAGTCCCATAGGAGCCAATTagatctctagtttcaagttcCTTCAATAAAACCTattcacaatgtgttttttctttctcgcgGCTTTAAAAAAGTAGTCCACAAAACAAtgtgtgttgtcatggtgactacTTCCACTTATGTAAAAGTCTGCGTATTCTATCCTTATATTCAATAATATATCCTTATTTATTTGGACACCAATTGAGCAGAAATTGACAAAAATAACGTGACGTCGCACCGTGTGCTCTCAAGGAACAAATTCTTAATTTATCACAAAAATAAGGACAGAACTACAAGAAATGGTATCTGAGGGAGgacttctttcttctctcccatCAATTAGAGAGACCAAGTTTATTTTGGCCTAATTATCTGTGATTGACAACCATTGTCCAATCAGGGACAACCTCTTCCCATCTGCCACCCCCGGCTGCTCCGATTAACAGTTTGCATCTGCTGTTTGATGCAGATGTGATTCGGACCGGGTGGAGAGGGATGAAAAGCCGAGCAGATTCACACTCAGAACATGTTTGAGCTTGTGTTTTAACCGCGGTTGTTAGTGTTGGCCTTTGAAAAATATGTTAACAATTCGGGGAGACACTCCTTTGTTTTCCTTCCGAGAGTTGGAACAGTAAATGTATCATTATCATTATGATTATTACGCCTGTGCGTTAAATATGGAGCTGGAGTCAGAGTTagattagcctagcttagcataaagatgAGCTAGCTTTGCACGAAATGGAATGAATTAGTTTTGTTTGGAGggagacacattttttttttgcgttgctcagatacattttttctttttgggctGTTGTTACGTTACAACACAAAGGTTTAGGCAACAAACTACCTACTTATAGGTTTAAGGGAAACGTCATGGTTGGTGTTAAAATGATTACATGCAGTTAGgtttaggtaaaaaaaaaatcaaatttagGGTTATGCAAAAAAGCCACAAAAACACCCACGAGGTGACCAACAACTTGTGGttgaaaaatacttttgtttatttttgttacgtttggacagagccaggctagctgtttccccccGTTTCTATTGTTtatgctaggctaagctaaccagctactGGCTTGAGGAGGAACAGATACATGGAACAAAGTTATGTAgttagcattaaaaaaaagagttgtaGTTGTCTGTAATAGTTACcaaaaaatgagtttccaaatacgttttaaaagaacaaacaacacacTACCATGTATATATATGCGGACACATTACAACACTTCACGCCACAAGTCTCTCGCAATCGCCTCCAACGTTAGTGAAAAAATGCTTTCACTGGGTGGATCCCAAAGGATATAAAAAGACAATACGCACCGCAGCACCGCCTGTTCACCCGGCTGCCGTGTGGCAACAGAGGCATCAGCTGCCGTACCACCAGACTTAAGAGCCGCTTCTGCAGCCTAAATTCatcctccactctcctccaaatatacttttgttgttgtgtttttctcacgAATTTGGGGCCGCATACTGCATTGCACAATCTCCTTGACTATGAATGAGCCTGGTAACCTTGTGTATGTCACAGTTGTTTTGTATGTAGAGCAGAGACGGAAGTTTTCTCAAAGCAGGACGGTTTGTTGCGCTTTTCCAGTTCATCGCGACTGCTGTTGTTTGCCAAGAGGCATTctagggggagaagaggagttgTGTGAAGCGAGTGAACCCGCTTCAAACTCTTGGTAAACATGATACAGGGCAAACGGGGACATTAGCGTGTAGGTTAATATGATGCAATTTAGTTGAAAATAATTGGAGTTCTTGGATGAGGATTTCCTTTTCACAGCTGGAAGGCTGAACGTGCACCTCAGTGCGATGTGGTTCTCCCTGTTCTACTTTACGTAACATACAGGTGGAAGTTAAGTGTTTTTCTTACCTTGCAAACAAGGTAACACCAAAGTAAGGGATCTTCTTTAAAAGCGTGTTTGAGCGTGTTTCAGTACCTGCCGGTGGGTGTCCTTGTGTTAATGCGGTTTTACTGCGTTACGGATATGTCATCCTGATTTTTTGAACTTTTCCACTTGTGACGTTACATAACTCTGCAGAGTTTGTGACTGATGCACCA belongs to Gasterosteus aculeatus chromosome 15, fGasAcu3.hap1.1, whole genome shotgun sequence and includes:
- the LOC120832964 gene encoding mitochondrial amidoxime-reducing component 1, with the protein product MESTRILSFSSSSLLLGAAAAALGLVGLGYKYLWKKPEEAVRVGVVSKLLIHPLKSGKAVSVALAECQPKGLKLGDLQDRHWLVVTEDGHMVTARQQPRLVLVSLTCEGGRVCLNGPDMEELRFPIKQADNRVTGCRVFGKDIQGRDCGDETSRWLTRYLGEENTFRLVHFEPQMKGRKAEESKPFPPPTEELAYTDIGPVMLLSESSVKDLSSKLEHEVTVERFRPNIVVSDCEAFDEDSWEEIQIGNVRLQRAMSCGRCRIITINPETGVYTRKEPLETLKGYRVCKPSERHIYKSSPLFGQLHNVKKTGILQVGDVVYKINR